The proteins below come from a single Roseiflexus sp. RS-1 genomic window:
- a CDS encoding tetratricopeptide repeat protein, whose amino-acid sequence MPGNRALFDRAMEQSREAARLMNWDEALKQAVRALQEFPQDLDARSAAAVALFNTAKYVQALQMFDELRRADASNPFYLEYLARTHERLGDPKAATTAYVQLADLQISRKLAARAIDALREALRLQPDADDQRARLAQLLADQGARAEAAAQYLDLARRAQAHGRLEQAVDLAETALRYEPDNREAKELIAALHDALATTLQSAIEATPAATEAIPLPIAGTGGLRSAQIAVERIVALAHERQEAGDIDGAIEQYERALKLGADRSDVFYSLGLLYQERGDYQRAIELLQSAAGDQEYALSAHYMLGQAYQELGKLPEAAHEYEQTIRLLPLESIGRAEADDMIQMYESAAQIYIQLNDIARAATLYSTLANFLQSKRWGRERADEFRQKAKDLTERNMFAKLRTLGTGALSLQPPAPEPEPPPESPMPETWGKIRPITDFLRAPEEQKKDETRFETTPVAVEPIDPLAALEALPPPERAPTAPVTPLDTTGLDELCERYVQASEKYIEQGLMLAANDACMEVIRLNPDYLPIHLRLGEIYERDGRRDEALIKYQLLIDTYVARGEPRRAIDVYYRLIELSPDTILPRSRLAELLRAEGRNEEAAQQLSVVAGAYFRMGQTNKALEEYRRALQWSPASADLHAQYGQALLKLERTEAALVAFRRALELDQQNPVNIARINLTLAIMGEQSVAVWQSLATLLEQIKQHPQRLNDVQAEYRAAFLIADLPVLHYILGIIQQNAGQHQSAILEFEQALELLQNERDPFLTLHLVHQALADSHIALGQAGEALEQLQRCLALEPAAPPPDSARYPFSTPLSQGEIVRRMAEAYAAVGDLAGAERALQEAKQFLPYDRAIYTKLSDIYFRQGRLNEALAQLEELASHYEQRQMLDRAIEALESALRLAPNNTAIGNRLAKMYIRRGYLDKGIEALVRVADLQRKEGQIKDAVASLQQAAEVHWTLGKHAEARALYDKIVHIAPNDIEARQWLSFMYTLAGMTREAIAQKKQIIRILLQRRDLDNAIAEMHQIYGLDQNDTDNLFQLGDALMRRQEYEQAIRIYNRLAKLPDVEIERVEALQAAARRMLEQQQAEKR is encoded by the coding sequence ATGCCAGGCAATCGCGCATTGTTCGACCGTGCTATGGAGCAAAGCCGCGAGGCTGCGCGGCTCATGAACTGGGACGAGGCGCTGAAACAGGCGGTTCGCGCGCTTCAGGAGTTTCCCCAGGATCTCGACGCACGCTCAGCCGCTGCGGTGGCGCTCTTCAACACAGCAAAATATGTACAGGCGCTCCAGATGTTCGATGAACTGCGCCGCGCCGACGCCAGCAATCCGTTCTATCTGGAATACCTGGCGCGCACCCATGAGCGTCTCGGCGATCCAAAGGCGGCAACCACTGCCTATGTGCAACTCGCCGATCTCCAGATCAGTCGAAAACTGGCAGCGCGTGCGATCGATGCGTTGCGTGAAGCGCTGCGCCTGCAACCCGATGCCGATGATCAGCGGGCGCGCCTGGCACAGTTGCTCGCCGATCAGGGTGCACGGGCGGAAGCGGCAGCGCAATACCTCGATCTGGCGCGACGCGCGCAGGCGCACGGGCGCCTCGAACAGGCGGTGGATCTGGCGGAAACGGCGCTGCGCTATGAGCCGGACAACCGCGAAGCCAAAGAATTGATTGCTGCACTTCATGACGCCCTGGCGACAACACTTCAATCAGCAATCGAAGCGACGCCTGCTGCCACCGAGGCAATCCCGCTCCCGATCGCCGGAACCGGCGGTCTGCGCAGCGCACAGATCGCAGTCGAACGCATCGTTGCACTGGCGCACGAACGGCAGGAGGCCGGTGATATCGATGGCGCCATCGAACAGTATGAGCGCGCACTGAAACTGGGCGCCGACCGGAGTGATGTCTTTTACAGCCTGGGACTGCTGTACCAGGAACGGGGCGACTATCAGCGCGCTATCGAGTTGCTGCAGAGCGCCGCCGGTGATCAGGAGTACGCGCTCTCGGCGCACTATATGCTCGGTCAGGCGTATCAGGAGTTGGGGAAACTTCCCGAAGCAGCGCACGAGTATGAACAGACCATTCGCCTCCTGCCGCTGGAGTCGATCGGGCGCGCCGAAGCCGACGATATGATCCAGATGTACGAGAGCGCAGCGCAGATCTATATCCAACTCAACGACATTGCACGCGCGGCGACTCTCTACTCAACGCTGGCAAATTTCCTCCAGAGCAAACGCTGGGGGCGCGAGCGCGCCGATGAGTTTCGTCAGAAAGCCAAAGATCTGACCGAACGAAACATGTTCGCCAAGCTCCGCACGCTTGGCACCGGCGCACTCTCACTCCAACCGCCCGCTCCAGAACCCGAACCGCCGCCCGAAAGCCCCATGCCCGAAACATGGGGCAAGATCCGACCGATCACCGACTTCTTGCGCGCGCCCGAAGAACAAAAGAAGGATGAGACCCGATTCGAAACCACTCCTGTTGCCGTCGAACCGATCGATCCGCTGGCGGCGCTCGAAGCGCTGCCACCTCCTGAACGCGCTCCGACTGCGCCGGTTACTCCACTCGATACGACCGGATTGGACGAACTGTGTGAGCGGTATGTGCAGGCAAGCGAAAAATACATCGAGCAGGGACTGATGCTGGCAGCCAACGATGCCTGCATGGAAGTCATCCGGCTCAACCCGGATTACCTTCCGATCCATCTGCGGTTGGGCGAGATTTATGAACGTGATGGCCGCAGAGATGAGGCATTGATCAAGTATCAGTTGCTGATCGACACGTATGTGGCGCGTGGTGAACCGCGACGTGCCATTGATGTCTACTATCGCCTGATCGAGTTATCCCCCGATACGATCCTGCCGCGTTCGCGGCTGGCAGAATTATTACGCGCCGAAGGACGCAACGAAGAAGCCGCTCAACAACTTTCTGTGGTGGCTGGCGCCTATTTCCGCATGGGGCAGACCAATAAAGCGCTCGAAGAGTACCGTCGCGCGCTGCAATGGTCGCCTGCCAGCGCCGATCTCCACGCGCAGTATGGCCAGGCGCTGCTGAAACTCGAACGCACCGAGGCGGCGCTGGTTGCCTTCCGCCGCGCCCTCGAACTCGATCAGCAGAATCCGGTCAACATCGCGCGCATCAACCTGACGCTGGCGATCATGGGAGAACAATCGGTCGCCGTCTGGCAATCGCTGGCAACCCTGCTCGAACAGATCAAACAGCATCCGCAGCGCCTGAATGACGTGCAGGCGGAATATCGCGCTGCATTTCTGATCGCCGATCTACCGGTTCTCCACTATATTCTCGGAATCATCCAGCAAAACGCCGGTCAGCATCAGTCGGCAATCCTTGAGTTCGAACAGGCGCTCGAACTGCTGCAGAACGAGCGCGATCCATTCCTGACGTTGCATCTTGTTCATCAAGCGCTGGCAGACAGTCACATCGCGCTGGGTCAGGCTGGCGAGGCGCTGGAGCAACTCCAGCGCTGCCTTGCACTGGAACCGGCAGCGCCGCCTCCCGATAGCGCCCGCTATCCCTTCTCGACGCCACTCTCCCAGGGTGAAATTGTGCGTCGCATGGCGGAAGCGTATGCTGCAGTCGGCGATCTGGCGGGCGCTGAACGCGCCTTGCAGGAAGCCAAGCAGTTCCTCCCCTACGATCGGGCGATCTATACGAAACTCTCTGATATTTATTTCCGTCAGGGTCGCCTGAACGAAGCGCTGGCGCAACTCGAAGAACTGGCAAGCCACTATGAACAGCGTCAAATGCTGGATCGCGCTATCGAAGCTCTTGAAAGCGCGCTGCGCCTGGCGCCGAATAATACTGCAATCGGCAACCGCCTGGCGAAAATGTATATCCGACGCGGTTACCTGGATAAGGGCATCGAAGCGCTGGTGCGTGTCGCCGACTTACAGCGCAAAGAGGGGCAGATCAAGGATGCCGTCGCCAGCCTGCAACAGGCGGCTGAAGTTCACTGGACGCTCGGCAAACACGCCGAGGCGCGCGCATTGTACGACAAAATCGTGCATATCGCGCCCAACGATATCGAAGCGCGCCAGTGGCTTTCGTTCATGTATACGCTGGCAGGCATGACGCGCGAAGCTATTGCGCAAAAGAAGCAGATTATCCGTATTCTGCTCCAGCGCCGCGATCTGGATAATGCAATCGCCGAAATGCACCAGATCTACGGATTGGATCAGAACGATACTGACAATCTGTTCCAGTTGGGCGATGCCCTTATGCGTCGGCAGGAGTATGAACAGGCTATTCGCATCTACAACCGCCTGGCAAAACTGCCAGACGTGGAGATTGAGCGTGTCGAAGCATTGCAGGCAGCAGCCAGACGCATGCTCGAACAGCAACAGGCAGAGAAACGGTGA
- a CDS encoding ATP-binding protein: MSKNTPAAPTAISSAAAATSPTSSSAECPHCGGAGFYKKAVPYGHPDFARLFPCVCKLAEQEQRDAARLLEISNLAAFLDKTFETFNPNVPGVRRAYLRAQEYARHPRGWLILFGNYGCGKTHLAAAIANQLLQNHYRVLFAVVPDLLDHLRSTFGPSSEIEYDQRFEDIREADVLILDDLGTENTTPWAREKLFQIINHRYNFALPTVITSNRKPEEIDPRIFSRMSDRALCEEHIIIDAADYRRLPIAQRYPIAGAQRRVK; encoded by the coding sequence ATGTCGAAAAATACACCAGCGGCGCCTACGGCGATCTCTTCCGCCGCGGCAGCGACGTCTCCGACCTCCAGTAGCGCGGAATGTCCGCACTGCGGCGGCGCCGGTTTCTACAAGAAAGCGGTTCCTTACGGTCATCCCGATTTCGCCAGACTCTTTCCGTGCGTCTGCAAACTGGCGGAACAGGAGCAGCGCGACGCGGCGCGTCTGCTGGAGATCAGCAACCTGGCGGCGTTCCTCGATAAGACGTTCGAGACCTTCAACCCCAATGTACCCGGCGTGCGCCGCGCCTATCTGCGCGCGCAGGAGTACGCCCGCCATCCACGCGGATGGCTCATTCTGTTCGGCAACTATGGCTGCGGCAAAACACATCTCGCGGCTGCCATCGCCAATCAACTGCTCCAGAACCACTACCGCGTCCTCTTTGCCGTTGTGCCCGACCTGCTCGACCATCTGCGCTCGACGTTCGGTCCGTCGAGCGAGATCGAGTACGATCAACGGTTTGAGGATATTCGCGAAGCGGACGTTCTCATCCTGGACGATCTCGGCACAGAAAATACCACTCCCTGGGCGCGTGAAAAACTCTTTCAGATCATCAACCACCGGTACAATTTTGCCCTGCCAACCGTCATTACCAGCAATCGCAAACCGGAAGAGATCGATCCGCGCATCTTTTCACGCATGTCTGACCGCGCCCTGTGTGAAGAACACATCATTATCGACGCTGCCGATTACCGTCGGTTGCCAATCGCGCAACGCTATCCAATCGCCGGGGCGCAACGTCGCGTGAAATAG
- a CDS encoding DnaD domain-containing protein — MTFTGFTTDTLVGLPVEFFTEVLPQITLPSELKVTLHVFYRLSRQRGPAPRRISWDDLAADRVLRRGLRAITRLRPPEELLAEGIDAAVRRTTLLHVALPDGARSVSWYVVNTAANRAWVEQVGQAGAVLTPNPSVPDERPSLITLYEQNIGLVTPMLLDDLREAEERYPAHWIEDALREAVRANVRSWRYVKKILERWAANGRNDAQDRADRPIDVEKYTSGAYGDLFRRGSDVSDLQ; from the coding sequence ATGACGTTCACCGGTTTCACAACTGACACCCTGGTCGGGCTGCCGGTTGAGTTCTTCACCGAGGTGCTGCCGCAGATCACGCTTCCCAGCGAACTCAAAGTCACGCTGCACGTGTTCTATCGCCTGAGCCGCCAGCGTGGACCGGCACCACGGCGGATCAGTTGGGACGACCTGGCGGCGGATCGTGTCTTGCGACGCGGGTTGCGCGCCATTACACGCTTACGTCCACCGGAAGAATTACTTGCTGAGGGGATTGACGCCGCCGTGCGTCGCACCACCCTTCTCCACGTTGCCCTGCCCGATGGCGCGCGCAGCGTCAGCTGGTATGTCGTAAACACTGCTGCCAACCGTGCGTGGGTCGAACAGGTGGGTCAGGCGGGCGCCGTACTCACCCCCAACCCATCCGTGCCCGACGAGCGCCCGTCGCTGATAACCCTGTACGAGCAGAATATCGGGCTGGTGACCCCCATGCTGCTCGACGACCTGCGCGAAGCGGAGGAGCGCTACCCGGCGCACTGGATCGAAGATGCACTGCGGGAAGCGGTGCGTGCCAATGTCCGTTCGTGGCGTTATGTCAAAAAGATACTCGAGAGGTGGGCTGCCAATGGACGAAACGATGCGCAGGATCGCGCCGACCGACCTATCGATGTCGAAAAATACACCAGCGGCGCCTACGGCGATCTCTTCCGCCGCGGCAGCGACGTCTCCGACCTCCAGTAG
- the dnaB gene encoding replicative DNA helicase, whose product MTTLPDLPHSIDAEKATLGSILLNRDAIIAIAPWLQADYFYLQRHVQIYEAMLACYNARIPPDTRTVAEELRRRNQLEAVGGVLYLAELVDSVPTSYHVEYYARIVERTALLRRLIAAGGKIAALGYDEQQDIETTLDLAEQTLFEVSQRRTNQDFIHIGQVIDAYYEQINYLQEHRGEVVGLPTGFRDLDQLTGGLQRSDLIILAARPGVGKTSLVMSIAHNVATQYQGTVGIFSLEMSREQLVQRLLSMETSIDTHRLRLGQLREEEMERVISAMGRLAAAPIYIEDTAGLSIMDVRSRARRLQARAGVDLIIIDYLQLMQGRRSENRVQEVSEISRGLKALARELNVPVIALSQLSRAVEGRTSHVPMLSDLRESGSIEQDADIVMFIYREELYDPNTDKKGIAEIHIAKHRNGPVGVVPMRFDPSTTRFMDLTYRTPEGY is encoded by the coding sequence ATGACCACACTTCCCGATCTCCCACATAGTATCGATGCTGAGAAGGCAACGCTCGGCTCGATCCTGCTTAATCGCGATGCCATTATTGCCATTGCGCCCTGGCTGCAGGCGGATTACTTCTACCTGCAACGGCATGTTCAGATCTACGAAGCAATGCTGGCATGCTACAACGCCCGCATTCCCCCCGACACCCGCACCGTCGCCGAGGAACTCCGTCGCCGCAACCAGCTCGAAGCGGTCGGCGGCGTGCTCTACCTGGCAGAACTCGTCGATAGCGTCCCAACGTCGTACCACGTCGAATACTATGCACGGATCGTCGAGCGCACCGCTCTGCTCCGTCGCCTGATCGCAGCTGGCGGCAAGATTGCTGCGCTGGGGTACGATGAGCAGCAGGATATCGAGACAACACTCGATCTTGCCGAACAGACCCTGTTCGAAGTCTCCCAGCGCCGCACCAACCAGGATTTCATTCACATCGGTCAGGTCATCGATGCGTACTACGAGCAGATCAACTACCTCCAGGAGCATCGTGGCGAAGTGGTCGGGTTGCCGACCGGCTTCCGCGATCTTGATCAACTGACCGGCGGATTGCAGCGGAGCGACCTGATCATTCTCGCAGCGCGTCCCGGTGTGGGCAAAACCAGCCTGGTGATGAGCATTGCCCACAATGTCGCCACGCAGTACCAGGGAACGGTCGGCATCTTCAGCCTGGAAATGAGCCGCGAACAGTTGGTGCAGCGTCTGCTCTCGATGGAAACCTCGATCGACACGCATCGCCTGCGCCTGGGGCAGTTGCGCGAGGAAGAAATGGAGCGCGTCATCAGCGCGATGGGACGCCTGGCAGCCGCTCCGATCTATATCGAAGATACCGCAGGGTTGAGCATCATGGACGTGCGCAGTCGCGCGCGACGACTCCAGGCGCGCGCCGGAGTAGACCTGATCATTATCGACTACCTGCAACTGATGCAGGGACGCCGCTCCGAGAATCGCGTGCAGGAGGTGAGTGAGATTTCGCGCGGGTTGAAGGCGCTGGCGCGTGAGTTGAATGTGCCGGTGATTGCACTTTCGCAACTCTCGCGCGCCGTTGAAGGGCGCACCAGCCACGTACCAATGTTGAGCGACCTGCGCGAGTCGGGGTCGATCGAGCAGGATGCTGACATTGTGATGTTCATCTATCGTGAAGAGTTGTACGACCCGAACACTGATAAGAAAGGCATCGCCGAGATACACATCGCCAAACATCGGAACGGTCCTGTTGGCGTGGTGCCGATGCGTTTCGATCCATCGACGACACGGTTTATGGATCTGACCTATCGCACACCGGAGGGATACTGA
- the rplI gene encoding 50S ribosomal protein L9 yields the protein MGSKIKVVLTQDVANLGVAGEIREVSGGYGRNYLIPRGMAVLATRGQIRQAEERLAAQRRREEATRRDAQAIAARLHGQTLRFTARVGELDRLYGSITSSDIAGKIGEILGVEFDRRKIQLEEPIKRIGIYPVTIRLMAGVEAVINVVVEGEEGAIQLPPDPETV from the coding sequence GTGGGGAGCAAAATCAAAGTTGTGTTGACGCAAGACGTTGCCAATCTTGGCGTTGCTGGCGAGATTCGTGAAGTGTCCGGCGGATACGGTCGCAATTATCTCATTCCGCGCGGGATGGCAGTACTGGCGACGCGCGGGCAGATCAGGCAGGCCGAAGAGCGCCTTGCCGCGCAACGGCGGCGCGAAGAAGCAACGCGCCGCGATGCACAGGCAATTGCTGCACGCCTGCACGGGCAAACCCTGCGCTTCACCGCGCGCGTTGGTGAACTCGACCGGTTGTACGGTTCGATCACCAGCAGCGATATTGCCGGGAAGATTGGCGAGATCCTCGGCGTAGAATTCGACCGCCGCAAGATTCAACTGGAGGAGCCGATCAAGCGTATCGGCATCTATCCGGTAACGATCCGCTTGATGGCGGGCGTCGAGGCAGTGATCAACGTCGTTGTTGAGGGCGAGGAAGGGGCGATCCAGTTGCCCCCCGATCCAGAGACAGTCTGA
- a CDS encoding HAD family hydrolase, producing MIRAVLFDLDNTLYDLRAHWIACLRNALANVAAHMRYDLETLVHTALAAKVWIEQLPDFLRAQGIVDQRIIDDAFTRYRDIWFDTLTLDPEAPALLTALGARYRLALVTNGPSWSQRPKIERFNLSLYMHTIIVSEEVGCAKPDPQIFHIALRALAVAPHEAIFVGDSPEHDLHGAAMAGMRAIWVNRHGATLPPDTPQPIAVVEGLHDLAAIIHTCTS from the coding sequence ATGATCCGCGCCGTGCTTTTTGACCTCGATAACACCCTGTACGATCTTCGGGCGCACTGGATCGCCTGCCTGCGCAATGCACTGGCGAACGTCGCTGCACATATGCGCTATGATCTGGAGACGCTGGTGCACACCGCGCTGGCTGCGAAGGTCTGGATCGAGCAATTGCCCGACTTTCTGCGCGCCCAGGGTATTGTCGATCAGCGCATCATCGACGACGCTTTCACGCGCTACCGCGATATCTGGTTCGACACGCTCACCCTCGATCCAGAAGCGCCGGCATTGCTGACTGCCCTCGGCGCGCGCTATCGTCTCGCCCTTGTCACGAACGGACCGTCGTGGTCGCAGCGCCCGAAGATCGAACGCTTCAACTTATCCTTATATATGCATACAATCATCGTTTCAGAAGAAGTCGGCTGCGCCAAGCCAGACCCGCAGATCTTCCACATTGCGCTGCGCGCCCTGGCAGTTGCGCCCCACGAAGCAATCTTCGTCGGCGATTCGCCCGAACACGACCTGCACGGAGCGGCTATGGCGGGCATGCGCGCCATCTGGGTCAACCGCCACGGGGCGACGCTGCCGCCTGACACCCCCCAACCGATCGCTGTTGTCGAAGGGTTGCACGACCTTGCGGCGATCATTCATACCTGCACTTCCTGA
- a CDS encoding MBL fold metallo-hydrolase: MEDIHQVQLPLPFPLRIVNAYLMRDDDGWTIIDAGLNYPPGRAAWREAFNRYGVDPASIRRIVLTHAHPDHYGMAGWLQSLSGASVALSAGEAAFARAQWHSDSRAHEITATFFGAHGMPRDLMATVTEDIVNLRLMTHPTPVVLTHLPAGEPLTIGRRVFVPVATPGHSDDHLVFYCAEERLLICGDAVLIKITPNVGLWGWTHGNPLAQFLASLDRLAELDVALALPGHGPPITRFHERLEELRIHHAERLAAMERAVGAGATAYDVCTAVFPLQELTSHQMRFAMAETLAHLEYLATQGRIEQIEHDGGQYSWRRCTC; encoded by the coding sequence ATGGAAGACATCCATCAGGTTCAGTTGCCATTGCCATTCCCATTGCGAATCGTGAACGCCTACCTGATGCGTGATGACGATGGATGGACCATCATCGACGCCGGACTCAATTATCCGCCAGGTCGGGCGGCGTGGCGCGAAGCATTCAACCGCTACGGCGTCGATCCGGCATCGATCCGGCGCATTGTGCTGACCCACGCGCATCCCGATCACTATGGCATGGCAGGCTGGCTCCAGAGCCTGTCGGGTGCATCTGTGGCGCTTTCAGCAGGCGAAGCGGCATTTGCCCGGGCGCAGTGGCACAGCGACTCACGCGCCCACGAGATAACCGCCACATTCTTTGGTGCGCACGGAATGCCGCGCGATCTGATGGCAACAGTAACGGAAGATATTGTCAACCTGCGCTTGATGACCCATCCAACGCCGGTCGTCTTAACCCACCTTCCGGCTGGTGAACCATTGACGATCGGCAGGCGCGTGTTCGTGCCGGTTGCGACACCTGGACACAGCGACGACCATCTGGTGTTCTACTGCGCTGAAGAACGCCTGTTGATCTGTGGCGATGCAGTGCTGATCAAAATTACGCCCAACGTTGGGCTGTGGGGATGGACGCATGGCAATCCGCTGGCACAGTTTCTCGCATCGCTCGACCGCCTGGCGGAACTCGACGTGGCGCTGGCATTGCCGGGACACGGACCGCCGATCACGCGCTTCCACGAACGCCTTGAAGAACTGCGTATCCATCACGCCGAGCGTCTGGCAGCTATGGAACGCGCCGTTGGCGCAGGAGCGACTGCATACGATGTATGCACAGCGGTGTTTCCGCTCCAGGAACTCACATCACACCAGATGCGCTTTGCTATGGCGGAAACGCTGGCACACCTGGAATATCTGGCAACGCAGGGACGCATTGAACAGATCGAACATGATGGCGGACAGTACTCCTGGCGACGATGCACCTGCTGA
- a CDS encoding inositol monophosphatase family protein gives MIDIDIEELQVWARECGDIALRLFNRVKAQRKADNSPVTEADVTIERMLVERLTQRYPDHGIIGEEQTRIDITKEYVWALDPIDGTASFVAGLPVWGISIGLLHRGVPCAGLFYMPVTDDCYWALEDRAFLGRQPISVVVAADHEWNSEDWLAIPSDAHRRLDIDFIGKTRSLGSAAAAICYVARGSALGAVLTCATIWDLAGGIAILKAAGGVGVTLSGRPLDNAALLEGRVTREPLLFGAPGTVEALRYRIRARR, from the coding sequence GTGATCGACATCGACATTGAAGAATTGCAGGTTTGGGCGCGCGAATGCGGTGATATTGCGCTGCGCCTGTTCAATCGCGTCAAAGCTCAACGCAAAGCCGACAACAGCCCGGTCACCGAGGCGGATGTAACGATCGAGCGCATGCTGGTCGAACGGCTCACGCAGCGCTACCCGGATCACGGCATCATCGGCGAGGAGCAGACGAGAATCGACATAACGAAAGAGTATGTATGGGCGCTCGACCCAATCGACGGAACCGCGTCGTTTGTCGCGGGTCTGCCGGTGTGGGGGATTTCGATCGGGTTGTTGCATCGTGGTGTTCCGTGCGCTGGACTGTTTTACATGCCTGTTACCGACGACTGTTACTGGGCGCTTGAGGATCGCGCGTTCCTTGGTCGGCAGCCGATCAGCGTTGTTGTGGCGGCAGATCACGAATGGAACAGTGAAGACTGGCTGGCTATCCCTTCCGACGCGCATCGTCGGCTCGACATCGATTTCATCGGTAAGACGCGCAGCCTGGGTTCTGCTGCGGCCGCGATCTGTTATGTTGCCCGTGGTTCGGCGCTGGGCGCCGTTCTGACCTGCGCAACCATCTGGGATCTGGCGGGCGGGATTGCAATACTGAAGGCTGCGGGCGGTGTCGGCGTCACTCTATCGGGTAGACCGCTCGATAACGCCGCACTGCTGGAAGGACGGGTCACACGCGAGCCATTGCTGTTTGGCGCTCCGGGCACTGTCGAAGCGCTCCGTTACCGTATTCGGGCGCGTCGCTAA
- the rpsI gene encoding 30S ribosomal protein S9 yields the protein MIEKRYFQGTGRRKTAVARVRLFPGSGEIVVNGKSIREYFGARELYAREILQPLELTGTTGAYNVLVKVRGGGVSGQAQAVRHGITRALLDANPDFRPTLKKAGLITRDPRMKERKKAGLKRARKRPQYTKR from the coding sequence ATGATCGAAAAGCGCTATTTTCAGGGAACGGGCCGCCGTAAGACCGCTGTGGCGCGGGTCCGGCTATTCCCCGGCAGCGGTGAGATCGTTGTCAACGGCAAGTCGATCCGCGAGTACTTCGGTGCACGCGAGTTGTACGCCCGTGAGATCCTCCAACCGCTGGAACTGACCGGTACGACCGGCGCCTACAATGTGCTGGTCAAGGTGCGCGGCGGCGGCGTCAGCGGGCAGGCGCAGGCAGTGCGCCACGGTATTACCCGCGCGCTGCTCGATGCCAATCCCGATTTCCGCCCCACCTTGAAGAAGGCCGGGTTGATCACGCGCGATCCGCGCATGAAAGAACGCAAGAAAGCCGGTCTCAAGCGCGCGCGCAAGCGGCCACAGTACACGAAGCGATAG
- the rplM gene encoding 50S ribosomal protein L13, which yields MKTYAQKASEVQREWYVIDATNQTLGRLATQIATLLRGKHKPTFSPYIDGGDFVIVVNAERIRLTGRKPEQKMYYRHSNYPGGFKAVSFKQLMAKHPERVLRFAVKGMLPKTRLGRQQLTKLKIYAGPKHPHAAQQPKVYEPRPRG from the coding sequence ATGAAAACCTACGCGCAAAAGGCGTCGGAAGTGCAGCGCGAGTGGTATGTGATCGACGCGACGAATCAGACTCTCGGTCGGCTCGCAACGCAGATCGCAACCCTGCTGCGCGGCAAGCACAAACCGACGTTTAGCCCGTATATCGATGGCGGCGACTTCGTGATCGTCGTCAATGCCGAACGTATCCGGCTGACCGGCAGGAAGCCGGAACAGAAAATGTATTACCGCCACTCGAACTACCCCGGCGGGTTCAAGGCGGTATCGTTCAAACAGTTGATGGCAAAGCATCCGGAGCGTGTGCTGCGCTTCGCCGTGAAAGGTATGCTGCCCAAAACTCGCCTGGGACGTCAACAGTTGACGAAACTGAAGATTTACGCCGGACCGAAACATCCACACGCGGCACAGCAACCGAAAGTCTACGAACCGCGACCTCGCGGCTAG